The DNA window TTCAGATATAGTGTagaaaacaataagaaaataaaaaataaaacattgaatgAAAAGGTGTCCACACTAATACTGTGCACAACACTAGTAAAGCCTTCAAAATGGTGACGGAGGTTCTTAGACTGCTACTTTGAGAGGTCACATGAGGTGATGGTCTTTAGGCACTTTGCCGTTAGAACGTTAACGTTACACTAAGTTCACACGACAATTTATCACctgtaatttaattacattattcaGTCAGACCCTTGGCCAAGAAAAATAGCTCAGCTTAGCGGCCTGTTTGAAACTGTGGGTGTGAAGCCAATAatattttgtgttaaaatgGGCTAACGGTGACTATGACATGTTAGTGATTAACAAATTATTATCCGTTTCTGAAAGCGGGTAGCAGAATAAAATAATCTAATTGGAAGTAGCTGACATTCCAAATAGTCAATTAAACGGTAATAACTGTTAAAGTTAGCTGATATAGATTTATGCAAGGTGTTCGTAGTTGTAGTAACGTTAGCCATTGCTCGGCTCATATGATGCTTAATGGAAATTATGCTAACATTAGCATATAAGCTAAGTTTTCCCACACTAGTGAACTAATATTTACTTCAGATCCTAACTGATATTTGAGCTAATTAGGCCAACTACGTTTTATATACATGTTTAGATATAACGTGATTACGCTTGTCACATCTACCCAACATTAGCTGGTTAGCTAACTTACCGTCAACTCTGTGCTATAGcgttaaatttaaaaagctacGCTAGCTTGTTAGCTAAGCCTATCATGAACTTAGCGTCCCATATTTCCTTTACTTTTTAGGTTTAACGCTAGATTAATATTGTAACAGTAACAGatcaacttaaaaatgtaaagagttGGTTTCAGAAAATGTCATAATGCAAGGTTAATTTAACAGGGGAAAACATCAGTTTAGGAACGTTAGCTTAGCATCCACGACactgacaatttgtatttagcAGGAAAAAAGATGACAGTGCCGTTTCTTACCGTGGTCCTGGTTAAATCCGGCATAAAGGAGCCCATTCCCATGAGGATTCGATGGCAATAAATTCATTATCCTGACAAATCTACCAAAAGCCAAATAACACTAACAAGTACCTAACGTTAACGCCAGCTAAACCCAACAGCTGTTCCCAGATGAGCTAATGCTAACCCTAGCTAGCATTCCTCCAGAGTCCACTGCCAGAGGAAAGGAACGACTGAGAGGTTCCTGCCTGGAGAGAGCTGACACCAGTCAACGTTCCATTAGGCCAAAGGGAATCTTTGCCTTGAACATGGTTGTTTGAACGGATATTTAAAggtgaaataattttattgtcaGCTTCATATGTTGTTTTACAAAAGGTGACGTTAGTTTAAGCATATCGAGTGGTTGAGAGACCACTCAAACACTCGATAAGCCGTGATCAGCTTGACTTTGTAAGCAATCAACGCTGTTTGATTGTAAATAATTATCAATGCACTATGGCTTGGGGACGTAACATTATAATGCCAGAGTTAATAACAAGAAAATGAATTGGATTAAATGTGAACATTACTCATTACATTAACATCTGTTAACCTACAGTGACATCCAGCTactgccccagtggcctaatggataaggcactggcctcctaagccagggattgtgggttcgagtcccatctggggtgaaGTTCTTTTTATTCTCAATTGTGAAGTTTTTCCTTTCATGTGTAAACTGGAAGATATAAACATTTCACTGGGCAGATTAATGTACTGTGCCCTGGAAAAGTTTGACCCTTTCATGCTGTACTGTAGGGATGTCATGATACTACGATTTCTAACTTTGATATGGTaccaaatgatctgctgtgcagaccctgaactcacaggacacCAGGGCaacttcaacaattttcaatttgctttctATGACTTTACTTTAGGGTGGAAATGAACATGAACACTTTTAAACTTCCCACTGACTttccttatattaaaacatttctcttctagctgaaaaacaactCCTTAGGAGTTCACATGATGTCTcttgggggagctctggaaaagcaggttgaccacgattacaaactccaaagtatgagcaacaaggtaacataatctgaactgaaggttcctccaagtgatgtcacctggaggcatttttttttttttttcagctataaGTGAGGAGATACTTTGATATAGTTAAGTCAGGGGAAAGTTTAATTTATGTATATGCACTATGCAATTTAGAAccaaagaagcaagttcaaaatcaaaGGCTTCCTTCAAGAATCtaaaattttagatttttaattaaaccattactggGCTAAACAGAGATGCCATCCATGCATGTGTGTACCCCCTGTAGCAGGAGGTAGaacagtcatccaccaatcccagttaattcaatccccagctcctcctgtcacacatcaaagtgtcctcgagcaagacactgaaccacaacttagATGCTCCTGGTGAGCGGTGGCCAGCTGCCTCGTTGTCACAAACAAATCCCATTCATAATAGACTGTACAGGTAAGTGGGTGCAACCTTTAATAAACTGTGAATGACTTAAGTATTATGAATAGTAATAATTTGCACTCTGCAATGAACCCACTCTAATAAACTCTGTGGATATATACAGTTACATTTAGCTACCAAACACCTAAATACACCAAACCCTGTATTTGACCACACCTCTGTTGCTGATGCTTCCCATCCTTGTTTGCTCTACCTTTTTCCGGGTTGTGTGCCTTTGAGTGTTTGATATTGCACAGTGGTGTCCGCACACCAATGGAGCCAGACACAATTAAAAGATCATGAATGTTACTCAAACCTAATTTGGCATCTTAAAGTATCTTTAGTAGAATCCATACAGACATAAAATGGATGAAACATCCTACTGTACTTGCTGGTTAACTCATAAAACACCTGCATGTCTTACACTGCTCCAGTAAATAGTTCAAAACCACTGTAGTCTGTACCATGTTCTGCATGAacaccttttaaaagttttaatttcttttggcTGAAATTTCAAAGCTAATTAAATGCTTACAATTTAACAAATGACTTCATCCTTAAGTAAATCAAACATCAAATGGATCAAACGTTTGatttattcaacaaaaacaacccccccccccccccaaaaggaATTTAGGTTTATATCAATTATACAAACAATATTATGTAGAACTacagcaaacatttttgtaaaaatacaaagttacattttcattatgcaCTACACATTTACAGTTCCTAACAATACACATGGTGGCAGCCACAGATAGCAGTGTGGCTGACATAAGGAAACTGTTCAACTGGAAAACATGGTTTCATTTCCAAACCCCAGTCGGAATCCATACACCTCAACGTTTGTCTTTGTAAAGAGGTTGAATTCTTAACAGTTCCTCATTTTCTGGTCTATTGCTGATAATGATCTCTGACCTCCTTTAATGAGggaatattaaacaaaacatatctATTCAAATTAGATTCATGATAACACTTACTACGCATGAACCAGTCTCTTGTGTCTTTTTAGGCCATGCAAGCTTGAAAATCCCTTGTTACACACTCCACAAACATATGGCCTTTCTCCTGTATGGGTTCGCATGTGTAAAGTAAGAAAGCAGGACTGAACAAAACCTTTGTCACAGATGGTGCACTTAAATGGTCTCTCCCCTGTGTGGTACCTCCTGTGTATCTTTAGTTCGGCTGCAGATCGGAAGGACTTCTCGCAGTCATCACACTTGAAAGGCCTTTCACCTGTGTGAATCAAAGTATGCCTCACCAGTGCATCCTTGCCAAAAAATCCCTTCCCGCAGTGCTCGCAAGGGAAACGTAGCCCTTTGTGATGGAAATTGTCGTGTTTAAGGAGGCATCTTCTGGAAGTAAAGGTCTTCCCACACTGAGCACATGTGAAGGTTGGTGTGGGTTTCTGGGTCATGGGTTCACCTGCATGATGCACACGCTCCACATGCCTCGTCAAGGTTACGCCGTGCCTAAATTTCTTGCCACACTCCCAGCAGAGGAATGGATATGCCTTAGTATGCTTTTTCTGGTGCTCCACAAGGTCAGAGTATGACCTGAATCTTTTACTACAGTGACGGCACTGAAATGGTTGGTAGCCTGTGTGCTTCCACTCGTGTCTGATGAATCGCTTCAAACTGGCAAAAGTTGTCTGACAGTGGGTGCAGGTGAAAGGTTCAGTGGGATTGTGGACGTCAATGTAGTGCTTGTGAAGTGCCTTGAATACAGGAAAGTTCTCCTCACACTGGTTGCACTGAAATGGCGTGTGGGATTCTTTGTGCATTGCCAATGCCTCTGAGTCACGTACCAATTTCATGCACACCTCACAGTAGAGCGGGTTGTGAGTCTGTTTGTGGGAGTCCAATGTTGACTTGTATTTGAATGCCTTGTCACATTCATCACACCTGAAACAATGTTTAACATCCTCAGGCTTCTCAGGATCCACCTGTTGCTCATTGTAGCAAATGTTTCTTAAATGGAACCTGAATGTTTGCTTGCACTTAAACTCCACACTGCAGTGAGGACAGTAGAATGGACCTTCTATGACACTTTTGTTTACTTCCGGGCTTTTCTGGCCTGCTTCTTTGGAAGACCTCCTCTCTGCAGAAGGGGAGTAATCGGGATCCCTCTCAGACAGCTGCTCTTCATTGGCTTCTTCCCCAGGAAGCACACTAGATGATGGGGCATCCTCATcggcttcagtgtcttgttccTTCGCTTTTGCTGCACTCGGACATTTGTGATGCTTTAAGTTTCGCAAGCTTTTATAAAACCTTTTACATGTAGGACAAGAGAAGGGGAGCTCTTCAGAGTGTCTATTCATATGTCGTGCTAAGAACTTGGCACGGCTAACTACTTTGCCACACACTTTACATGTTCTCCCGTCACTACTTTTAGTTGAATCTTGGGTTCTGGCGAACGTTTTAGAGCTACTGTTAGTACTACAGCCCTGTGCCTTTCCTGATTTTCTCCACTGTGACAGGTACCCCTTCATTTTAAGGC is part of the Channa argus isolate prfri chromosome 20, Channa argus male v1.0, whole genome shotgun sequence genome and encodes:
- the LOC137105914 gene encoding zinc finger protein 93-like isoform X2, which translates into the protein MSTLRLLVPPIRLVSAAIWQTVEQKIVSDYGLLEEFVFMITEIVPQLLSTRQRAELVLGLRARLILELCRSEETADLQVIQPHLDRLQNLRSLWNVETDNPEPEVSDSHFMGLVHNLLRDTEERKNFFQDVFPGDFGPTYDKAIQTLMWLFLSRLEKLLPTQSLQQIAALLRNTSSVLSECMETFSQPEELKILLETQKDLSQLEDIESYVVDSGILSALCLPPVERVVIVNEQTESGLVYTVCTEMEVESENKEVYVEATGNTEDCVQTQWFGLGNVVKAEMESVVVTDPVEGTEASEGETADDHHDDQSRTLIIGEDGQVTVLDGMEKKPNKRGRKKKRLADEDFKVQGKTGDKQKEPEFDVLWERPVRKNRGLKMKGYLSQWRKSGKAQGCSTNSSSKTFARTQDSTKSSDGRTCKVCGKVVSRAKFLARHMNRHSEELPFSCPTCKRFYKSLRNLKHHKCPSAAKAKEQDTEADEDAPSSSVLPGEEANEEQLSERDPDYSPSAERRSSKEAGQKSPEVNKSVIEGPFYCPHCSVEFKCKQTFRFHLRNICYNEQQVDPEKPEDVKHCFRCDECDKAFKYKSTLDSHKQTHNPLYCEVCMKLVRDSEALAMHKESHTPFQCNQCEENFPVFKALHKHYIDVHNPTEPFTCTHCQTTFASLKRFIRHEWKHTGYQPFQCRHCSKRFRSYSDLVEHQKKHTKAYPFLCWECGKKFRHGVTLTRHVERVHHAGEPMTQKPTPTFTCAQCGKTFTSRRCLLKHDNFHHKGLRFPCEHCGKGFFGKDALVRHTLIHTGERPFKCDDCEKSFRSAAELKIHRRYHTGERPFKCTICDKGFVQSCFLTLHMRTHTGERPYVCGVCNKGFSSLHGLKRHKRLVHA
- the LOC137105914 gene encoding zinc finger protein 135-like isoform X1; this encodes MDEEISDLAGPTLPMSTLRLLVPPIRLVSAAIWQTVEQKIVSDYGLLEEFVFMITEIVPQLLSTRQRAELVLGLRARLILELCRSEETADLQVIQPHLDRLQNLRSLWNVETDNPEPEVSDSHFMGLVHNLLRDTEERKNFFQDVFPGDFGPTYDKAIQTLMWLFLSRLEKLLPTQSLQQIAALLRNTSSVLSECMETFSQPEELKILLETQKDLSQLEDIESYVVDSGILSALCLPPVERVVIVNEQTESGLVYTVCTEMEVESENKEVYVEATGNTEDCVQTQWFGLGNVVKAEMESVVVTDPVEGTEASEGETADDHHDDQSRTLIIGEDGQVTVLDGMEKKPNKRGRKKKRLADEDFKVQGKTGDKQKEPEFDVLWERPVRKNRGLKMKGYLSQWRKSGKAQGCSTNSSSKTFARTQDSTKSSDGRTCKVCGKVVSRAKFLARHMNRHSEELPFSCPTCKRFYKSLRNLKHHKCPSAAKAKEQDTEADEDAPSSSVLPGEEANEEQLSERDPDYSPSAERRSSKEAGQKSPEVNKSVIEGPFYCPHCSVEFKCKQTFRFHLRNICYNEQQVDPEKPEDVKHCFRCDECDKAFKYKSTLDSHKQTHNPLYCEVCMKLVRDSEALAMHKESHTPFQCNQCEENFPVFKALHKHYIDVHNPTEPFTCTHCQTTFASLKRFIRHEWKHTGYQPFQCRHCSKRFRSYSDLVEHQKKHTKAYPFLCWECGKKFRHGVTLTRHVERVHHAGEPMTQKPTPTFTCAQCGKTFTSRRCLLKHDNFHHKGLRFPCEHCGKGFFGKDALVRHTLIHTGERPFKCDDCEKSFRSAAELKIHRRYHTGERPFKCTICDKGFVQSCFLTLHMRTHTGERPYVCGVCNKGFSSLHGLKRHKRLVHA